The Stratiformator vulcanicus genome has a segment encoding these proteins:
- a CDS encoding GumC family protein, which produces MTSPHSESKDAAAPPPVRAVNDLRAAFGRQWRAMLVFVVGVLTLVTIGLFLCPKTYISESKLLVRVGRESVSLDPTATTGQIHSPSESREYEVTSVLDLLESRSVREVVVETVGADVILKKRQLPQSVLSQAAQQDQTPEQLATLVQAQRAAVEPSPMVREKAIRQLGDDISVSKTKKSNVIAVSCFAESPELAKLLLTLFLDEFRSQYLAAHQTAGSLEFFEEQTDLIGKQFEAADLELQQARNGLVAVSVDRRRDALQEQLSEVELGILRTEADLATSEATLADLTLSLDTLPRKSLTQEVTGFPNDALGMTRRQLYEIEIREKDLLSRFRETHPDVIAIRKQKAEALRIIGQRGGEEFGQETLADDPSWKELQVNLLAERSKAEGLRGRLASLGAQHDQLKLQLQTLNSQAGKVARLVERVELLRNKYGSYEEKLEQTRIDRALLKDRISSLSVAQPPTYVVKAVSPRKGLTLIIAAFLAAVGAFCLAVLREAFAGRPAPWRHFVRGPQPIHFESPDDGITKVSELVEQAAH; this is translated from the coding sequence ATGACATCCCCCCATTCCGAATCGAAGGACGCAGCCGCCCCGCCCCCGGTCCGCGCCGTCAACGATCTGCGGGCCGCCTTCGGACGCCAATGGCGGGCCATGCTCGTCTTTGTCGTCGGCGTTCTCACGCTCGTCACCATCGGGCTGTTTCTTTGCCCGAAAACCTATATCTCCGAATCAAAATTGTTGGTCCGGGTCGGTCGCGAGAGTGTTTCGCTCGATCCGACGGCGACAACCGGCCAGATTCATTCTCCGAGCGAGTCGCGCGAATACGAAGTTACTTCGGTCCTCGACTTGCTCGAAAGTCGCAGCGTCCGAGAAGTCGTCGTCGAAACGGTCGGTGCCGACGTCATTCTTAAAAAACGGCAGCTCCCCCAAAGCGTGCTCAGCCAAGCGGCTCAGCAGGATCAGACCCCTGAGCAACTTGCAACGCTCGTGCAAGCCCAAAGGGCCGCGGTCGAGCCGTCACCGATGGTCAGGGAGAAGGCGATACGTCAACTTGGTGACGACATTTCGGTTTCAAAAACCAAGAAATCAAATGTCATCGCGGTCTCCTGCTTCGCCGAAAGCCCTGAGTTGGCGAAATTGCTGCTCACGTTATTTCTCGACGAGTTTCGATCACAGTATCTGGCCGCCCATCAGACGGCCGGTTCGCTTGAATTTTTCGAAGAGCAAACCGATTTGATCGGGAAGCAATTCGAAGCCGCCGATCTTGAATTGCAACAGGCCCGGAACGGTCTGGTCGCCGTCTCGGTCGATCGACGTCGCGATGCCCTTCAAGAGCAATTAAGCGAAGTCGAACTCGGCATTCTTCGGACCGAAGCTGATCTGGCGACCAGCGAAGCGACCCTTGCCGATCTCACGCTCAGCCTCGACACGTTGCCGCGGAAATCACTGACTCAGGAAGTCACGGGTTTTCCGAATGATGCGTTAGGGATGACGCGTCGACAGCTCTATGAAATCGAGATTCGGGAAAAGGATCTGCTTTCGCGATTTCGCGAAACGCATCCCGATGTGATCGCGATTCGAAAGCAGAAAGCCGAAGCGCTTCGAATCATCGGGCAGCGCGGCGGCGAAGAATTCGGCCAGGAAACATTGGCTGATGACCCGTCATGGAAAGAGCTGCAAGTTAATCTGCTCGCCGAACGGTCGAAAGCCGAAGGCCTGCGTGGTCGCCTCGCTTCATTGGGGGCTCAGCACGATCAACTGAAACTGCAATTGCAGACTCTGAATTCGCAGGCTGGCAAAGTCGCGCGGCTGGTCGAGCGGGTTGAGCTCTTAAGAAACAAATACGGCAGCTACGAAGAAAAGCTCGAGCAGACGCGGATCGATCGCGCCCTGCTTAAAGACAGGATTTCCAGTCTGAGCGTTGCCCAACCGCCGACTTACGTTGTTAAAGCCGTCAGCCCACGCAAAGGCTTGACGCTAATCATCGCTGCCTTCCTCGCCGCAGTCGGGGCATTTTGCCTTGCCGTGCTCCGCGAGGCATTCGCCGGGCGTCCGGCGCCGTGGCGTCATTTTGTGCGCGGCCCGCAGCCTATCCATTTCGAGAGTCCCGACGATGGCATTACCAAAGTCTCCGAGCTGGTTGAGCAGGCGGCTCACTAA
- a CDS encoding sugar transferase, whose amino-acid sequence MSRGNADWLHPASLFLNLANVERCRCERTGNSVSVIAFDSVDAPGQSFPREFVDHLHARVRQTDHVGILPDNRIAVLLWNSNREGAVTFVDQLQLDSASASLMNFDVFEHPYQPDSDVSDGDRSELSDKTAGLTRCLPLEAVFTKPLPAWKRLIDICGAAFGLVVLSPMLMAVALAIRFTSPGPIYFSQRRSGIGGRPFYMHKFRSMVPDAEALKTKLMEKNEQDGPAFKIEHDPRITPIGHFIRRTSIDELPQLWNVLRGEMSIVGPRPLPCSESDACKPWQKRRLQVTPGLTCIWQVQDRRNKIPFADWARMDIRYIRNRSLRQDLTLVYQTFAAVFGRKGV is encoded by the coding sequence GTGTCGCGGGGAAACGCGGATTGGCTCCACCCTGCTTCGCTATTTCTTAATCTCGCCAATGTCGAACGCTGCCGTTGCGAACGCACCGGTAACAGTGTTTCCGTGATCGCGTTCGACTCAGTCGACGCGCCAGGTCAAAGTTTTCCCCGGGAGTTCGTCGACCATCTCCACGCGCGGGTTCGCCAGACGGACCATGTCGGAATTCTCCCCGACAATCGCATCGCGGTGCTGCTTTGGAATTCCAACCGTGAAGGAGCAGTCACGTTCGTCGATCAGTTGCAGCTCGACAGCGCATCGGCTTCATTAATGAACTTCGATGTCTTCGAGCATCCATATCAGCCAGATTCTGATGTTAGCGACGGGGACCGGTCCGAACTTAGCGATAAGACCGCCGGACTCACGCGGTGCCTGCCGCTCGAAGCGGTATTCACAAAGCCATTGCCGGCATGGAAACGGCTGATTGATATCTGCGGTGCGGCGTTCGGTCTCGTGGTGCTTTCGCCAATGCTCATGGCGGTCGCACTTGCCATTCGCTTCACGTCGCCGGGGCCGATCTATTTCAGCCAACGGCGGAGCGGAATCGGCGGCCGACCATTCTATATGCACAAGTTTCGCTCAATGGTCCCCGATGCTGAGGCCCTCAAAACGAAACTGATGGAAAAGAACGAACAGGACGGGCCGGCATTTAAGATTGAGCATGACCCGCGTATCACGCCGATCGGCCATTTCATTCGGCGAACCAGCATTGATGAATTGCCGCAGTTGTGGAACGTGCTTCGGGGCGAGATGTCGATCGTCGGCCCGCGCCCCCTGCCCTGCAGTGAAAGCGATGCCTGCAAACCGTGGCAGAAGCGGAGATTGCAAGTGACGCCCGGTTTGACCTGTATCTGGCAGGTTCAGGACCGCCGGAACAAGATTCCGTTCGCCGATTGGGCAAGGATGGATATCCGATACATCCGCAATCGAAGTCTGCGGCAGGACCTCACCTTGGTTTATCAAACCTTCGCGGCGGTCTTCGGTCGCAAAGGCGTATGA
- a CDS encoding O-antigen ligase family protein — protein MSTIATPYPQTSADGIDRVGVASASAVMLPIICALFLLSFTFSFDADGSPLAGLDPYVSFAKLLTRCGVLALLTGQCLILLLRPTGLQRLSLFIPLIGFVLFALLSTAWSPLKQTTLFQAISTASLVALSASFALSCRNLKDASSVLASVSFLLCGLLAAFIVLRFAVPSFAVATRAGTGLFHATNTAATAAIAILLVLSCRMNFGWGWSRWLLPPVTVLGIAVLILSVNRLSLGLTAAIGIILICAKLDRILLSFVVLATVVAGAVLLAVDPGFELLRAVGGDLFQFASRDQGINELSEFSGREEMWEVVWASYLQSPIIGHGYFVTSADGVLEVWYQEGNFTAHNLLLQALASVGLIGTGLFVAGVLLPMSVAGWKLCETPSGRTLLMALLPFGAWYLGWGLLNESVLGPLQPESVVFFALLGIAVGLAFQRVPYSHNVQRPAARIQIGGQL, from the coding sequence ATGTCGACCATAGCGACACCCTACCCGCAGACTTCGGCCGACGGCATCGATCGTGTTGGCGTCGCCTCCGCATCGGCGGTGATGTTGCCGATAATCTGCGCCCTGTTCCTGCTCTCGTTCACGTTTTCGTTTGACGCCGATGGCTCCCCTCTGGCGGGTCTCGATCCTTACGTTTCATTTGCGAAACTCTTAACACGCTGCGGCGTGCTCGCATTGCTCACGGGGCAATGCTTAATATTGCTGCTGAGGCCGACGGGTCTGCAACGGCTGTCGTTATTTATCCCGCTGATCGGTTTCGTGCTATTTGCGCTACTTTCGACGGCATGGTCGCCACTGAAACAGACGACTCTTTTTCAGGCGATCAGCACGGCGTCGCTGGTCGCGTTGTCGGCCAGTTTCGCGCTGAGTTGCCGCAATCTGAAAGACGCGTCATCAGTTCTGGCTTCGGTGTCATTCCTCTTGTGCGGGCTGTTGGCGGCATTCATTGTTCTAAGGTTTGCCGTCCCGTCATTCGCGGTCGCCACGCGGGCCGGGACCGGCCTCTTCCACGCAACCAATACGGCAGCCACAGCCGCAATTGCGATTCTGCTGGTTCTTTCTTGCCGGATGAACTTCGGCTGGGGTTGGAGCCGATGGCTGCTGCCCCCGGTCACCGTTCTTGGTATCGCGGTATTAATCCTATCGGTTAATCGGCTCAGCCTCGGACTGACCGCAGCGATCGGCATTATTCTCATATGCGCGAAATTAGATCGCATCCTCCTTTCATTCGTAGTGCTGGCGACGGTCGTCGCCGGGGCTGTTCTGCTTGCGGTCGATCCTGGATTCGAACTGTTAAGAGCGGTTGGCGGCGATCTGTTTCAGTTTGCGTCCCGCGACCAAGGAATTAATGAACTCTCCGAGTTCTCCGGCCGGGAGGAAATGTGGGAGGTCGTCTGGGCTTCGTATCTGCAGTCGCCGATTATCGGGCACGGGTACTTCGTCACCTCAGCCGATGGCGTTCTTGAAGTGTGGTACCAGGAAGGCAACTTCACCGCCCACAATTTGCTCTTACAAGCGTTAGCGAGCGTCGGGCTGATCGGTACCGGGCTGTTCGTCGCCGGCGTATTACTGCCGATGTCGGTGGCTGGATGGAAATTGTGTGAGACTCCTTCCGGCCGGACCCTCTTAATGGCGCTACTGCCGTTCGGTGCCTGGTATCTGGGATGGGGACTCTTAAATGAATCGGTACTCGGCCCACTTCAGCCGGAGTCGGTCGTGTTCTTCGCGCTCCTCGGCATCGCGGTCGGCCTCGCTTTCCAGCGTGTTCCGTACTCTCACAATGTGCAGCGTCCGGCCGCGCGGATCCAAATCGGGGGGCAATTATGA
- a CDS encoding glycosyltransferase family 4 protein → MKLLMVHNYYQQPGGEDRVFEEECRLMEAHGHTVIPYIRHNDEIKKRSRIAVASDTVWNRGASREIFDLVRRNSVDVMHCANTFPLISPSIYSAARSAGAAVVQTLHNYRLICPAAQLVRDGQSCSKCVGKTFAWPAIRHACYRGSKAATAVTALSNAVRRMPSNQNDVDQYIALSEAARTELIAGGLPKTRIVVKPNFVDPDPGIRPGKGNYFVFVGRLSPEKGVETLLSTWRDLSSGFQLKIVGDGPLASLVQASADERSHIKWLGRRSPDEVFDIVGNARASIVPSTWKEPFGRTVIESFATGTPVIGSDLGALPEIITPEHNGLIVKAGDTDALRHAVQKIDAAGDFAAMRRNSRDTFENLYTAEANYPQLIDVYERAVAVRHRNSHAAAELQDSSL, encoded by the coding sequence ATGAAGCTCCTCATGGTCCACAACTATTATCAACAACCCGGCGGCGAAGATCGCGTCTTTGAAGAGGAATGTCGACTGATGGAAGCACACGGGCACACCGTGATCCCGTATATCCGCCACAACGATGAAATTAAGAAGAGAAGCCGCATCGCCGTTGCTTCGGACACCGTCTGGAACCGAGGCGCGTCCCGCGAGATATTTGATCTCGTCCGACGAAACAGCGTCGACGTGATGCATTGCGCGAATACGTTCCCGCTGATCTCGCCGTCCATCTATTCCGCAGCCCGGTCAGCGGGGGCCGCTGTCGTCCAGACGCTGCATAATTATCGCCTAATCTGCCCGGCGGCACAGTTGGTCCGCGACGGGCAGTCCTGCTCAAAATGCGTCGGGAAGACTTTCGCCTGGCCTGCGATCCGACACGCGTGCTACCGCGGCAGCAAAGCGGCGACGGCCGTGACGGCTCTCTCAAATGCCGTTCGCCGGATGCCTTCGAATCAGAACGACGTTGATCAATATATTGCCCTCTCTGAGGCAGCCCGAACGGAATTAATTGCGGGTGGGCTGCCAAAAACGCGAATCGTCGTTAAGCCGAATTTTGTTGATCCTGACCCAGGCATCAGGCCGGGGAAAGGAAACTATTTTGTGTTCGTCGGTCGGCTCTCGCCAGAGAAGGGAGTTGAGACACTCCTGTCGACGTGGCGGGACCTGTCCTCCGGATTTCAGCTCAAGATCGTCGGAGACGGACCACTTGCTTCCTTGGTTCAAGCATCCGCGGATGAGCGATCTCATATCAAATGGCTCGGTCGCCGCAGCCCGGACGAAGTCTTTGACATTGTCGGAAATGCTCGCGCTTCCATCGTCCCCTCAACTTGGAAAGAGCCGTTCGGCCGCACGGTGATCGAGTCGTTCGCGACTGGCACACCGGTCATCGGAAGTGATTTGGGAGCGTTGCCAGAAATCATCACGCCCGAACACAACGGATTAATTGTGAAGGCGGGAGATACGGATGCGTTGCGGCACGCGGTGCAAAAAATCGACGCCGCGGGCGATTTCGCGGCGATGCGCCGGAATTCGCGAGATACGTTTGAAAATCTTTACACCGCCGAAGCCAATTATCCGCAATTAATCGATGTTTACGAGCGGGCGGTCGCGGTCCGACATCGAAACTCTCACGCTGCGGCTGAACTTCAGGATTCCTCTTTATGA
- a CDS encoding WecB/TagA/CpsF family glycosyltransferase: MSVAELPTVSPALEYNERSSWPPKVDVFGLQVSPTNYREATESIIEAAREHRPAVVSCHAVHALITFSGNPELRAKANTFAMITPDGQPVRWALNLLHGTKLGDRVYGPDLTLSLCQAAAEEGVSIYLYGGTPDVLASLEHNLVNRFPALEIAGSESPPFRTLTPDEDAAVVERINRSGAGLVFIGLGCPKQDLFAFDHRERIDAVQVCVGAAFDFHAGVKRTAPPWMQRTGLEWLFRLCEEPKRLWKRYFVTNSIYLGRLTAALLNVPNIRRQHRIWRDRKRS; the protein is encoded by the coding sequence ATGAGCGTGGCTGAACTGCCAACCGTCTCTCCGGCGCTTGAATATAACGAACGCTCGTCTTGGCCACCCAAGGTCGACGTGTTCGGGCTGCAAGTGTCGCCGACGAATTACCGCGAAGCGACCGAGTCGATCATCGAAGCAGCACGGGAGCACCGTCCTGCCGTCGTCTCGTGCCATGCCGTTCATGCGTTGATCACGTTTAGCGGGAATCCAGAACTCCGCGCGAAAGCCAACACTTTTGCGATGATCACGCCCGACGGGCAACCCGTGCGGTGGGCGTTAAATCTTCTGCACGGCACGAAGCTCGGCGATCGAGTCTATGGACCCGATCTGACTCTCTCGCTGTGTCAGGCCGCGGCGGAAGAAGGTGTCTCCATCTATCTGTATGGCGGAACGCCGGACGTTCTCGCCTCATTAGAGCACAATCTGGTTAACCGCTTCCCTGCGTTGGAAATTGCCGGGTCGGAGTCCCCGCCGTTTCGGACCCTTACTCCGGACGAAGACGCTGCTGTTGTCGAGCGGATTAACCGAAGTGGAGCGGGTCTCGTCTTTATCGGACTGGGATGTCCGAAGCAGGATCTCTTTGCCTTTGACCATCGCGAGCGCATCGACGCGGTCCAAGTCTGTGTGGGGGCCGCATTCGACTTCCATGCCGGGGTCAAACGCACGGCCCCCCCGTGGATGCAACGGACGGGATTGGAATGGCTCTTTCGGCTTTGCGAAGAACCGAAGCGGCTTTGGAAACGCTATTTCGTGACCAATTCCATCTATCTTGGCCGGTTGACGGCCGCACTGCTGAACGTCCCGAACATCCGCCGGCAGCATCGCATCTGGCGTGACAGAAAACGCTCTTAA
- a CDS encoding NAD-dependent epimerase/dehydratase family protein, whose product MNNNLIVIAGAGGFIGGHLVRYFEDRGYVNIRAIDIKPLDEWYQVSEVAENVVADLSEITACHAACRGATEVYNLAADMGGMGFIENNKALCMLSVLINTHLLMAAKDAGVSRYFYASSACVYNASKQVSEDVTALKEEDAYPAMPEDGYGWEKLFSERMCRHFREDFGLITRVARFHNVYGPEGTWEGGREKAPAAICRKVITAKHTGEHQIEVWGDGKQTRSFMYIDDCVQGIDRIMHSEILEPINLGSSELTSINGLVDMVGEIAGIDIERNHLLDAPKGVNGRNSDNSLIQDYLGWEPSIRLRDGMKRTFDWIESEYLEKYQPVTTA is encoded by the coding sequence ATGAATAACAACCTTATTGTCATCGCAGGCGCCGGCGGATTCATTGGCGGTCACCTGGTACGCTATTTCGAAGACCGCGGGTATGTGAATATCCGGGCGATCGATATTAAGCCGTTGGACGAATGGTATCAGGTCTCCGAAGTGGCGGAGAATGTTGTCGCCGACTTAAGTGAAATCACGGCCTGCCATGCCGCGTGTCGCGGAGCAACAGAGGTCTACAACTTAGCCGCCGACATGGGTGGAATGGGCTTTATTGAGAACAATAAAGCTCTGTGTATGTTGTCCGTGCTGATTAACACGCACTTATTGATGGCTGCGAAGGACGCCGGGGTCAGCCGGTACTTCTACGCGAGTTCAGCCTGTGTTTATAACGCGTCGAAACAAGTCTCGGAAGACGTTACTGCGCTGAAAGAAGAAGATGCTTACCCGGCAATGCCTGAAGACGGCTACGGTTGGGAAAAGCTCTTTTCAGAAAGAATGTGTCGGCACTTCCGCGAAGACTTCGGTCTTATCACCCGTGTCGCCCGCTTCCACAACGTCTATGGCCCCGAGGGGACGTGGGAAGGCGGCCGGGAGAAGGCCCCGGCAGCGATCTGCCGGAAGGTCATCACCGCAAAACACACTGGCGAGCATCAAATCGAAGTGTGGGGCGACGGCAAGCAGACCCGCAGCTTTATGTATATCGATGACTGCGTCCAAGGCATCGACCGGATCATGCACAGCGAAATTCTGGAGCCGATTAATCTGGGCTCAAGCGAGCTGACATCGATCAACGGTTTGGTCGACATGGTGGGTGAAATCGCCGGCATCGATATCGAGCGAAACCACCTGCTCGACGCACCCAAGGGCGTTAACGGTCGCAACAGCGATAATTCGCTGATTCAAGACTATCTGGGCTGGGAACCGTCGATCCGACTTCGTGACGGCATGAAACGGACCTTCGACTGGATCGAGTCGGAGTATCTCGAAAAGTATCAACCTGTCACGACGGCTTAA
- a CDS encoding glycosyltransferase family 2 protein — MSAVAPITIGMPIYNAERYLEESLESLLGQTCGDFELIISDNGSSDRTEEICRQYAADDSRITYIQHDRNRGAVWNFNHVFERSRSPFFKWASYDDVCRPTFLEACYEPIQSDDDIAWVHPLTNHLSEDGIVQSGSDDPEVPSGRDSHSLLSDATLKSDYSRQSLHPRDRFAAVVLGTTWCSDSYGLMRAAAVKRTRLYLPCYGAEKVLLAELSLVGRFAEVEEPLFLQRVHDAASGSLTSASAQAKFIAPSAARRFSSTRFTLLHGFATAIKRSDLGLSTKVGCYRVLGQYMFQVRKWSRVLSQMAGGRGMALPKAAKGQRTTDVLQTTSS, encoded by the coding sequence GTGTCCGCCGTTGCACCGATCACCATCGGAATGCCGATTTACAATGCCGAGCGGTATCTCGAGGAGAGTCTCGAGTCACTGCTGGGGCAAACGTGTGGCGATTTCGAACTGATCATTTCGGACAACGGTTCATCCGACCGAACGGAAGAGATTTGTCGTCAGTACGCTGCCGACGATTCCCGCATCACTTATATTCAGCACGATCGAAATCGAGGGGCGGTCTGGAACTTTAATCACGTGTTCGAGAGGTCTCGCAGCCCGTTCTTTAAGTGGGCATCTTATGACGATGTCTGCCGACCGACATTTCTCGAAGCGTGCTATGAACCGATTCAGTCTGATGACGATATTGCGTGGGTTCACCCGTTGACGAACCATCTCTCGGAAGATGGAATCGTTCAATCGGGGAGCGATGACCCGGAGGTTCCTTCAGGGCGCGATTCTCACAGTTTGCTTTCCGACGCCACATTAAAAAGCGATTACTCTCGCCAGAGTCTACATCCACGAGATCGGTTTGCCGCGGTGGTCTTGGGGACGACCTGGTGCTCAGACAGTTACGGGTTAATGCGTGCTGCCGCAGTGAAGCGGACGAGGCTGTATCTACCCTGCTACGGTGCGGAAAAGGTGTTGCTCGCTGAGCTCAGCCTCGTTGGTCGTTTTGCAGAAGTTGAGGAGCCGCTCTTCCTGCAGCGCGTGCATGACGCGGCATCCGGCTCACTCACGTCAGCGTCGGCGCAAGCTAAGTTCATTGCTCCTTCAGCGGCCCGCCGATTCTCCAGCACTAGATTCACGCTGCTTCACGGATTCGCGACAGCGATTAAGCGTTCTGATCTTGGCCTGTCAACGAAGGTCGGCTGCTACCGAGTGCTGGGGCAATATATGTTTCAAGTCCGCAAGTGGAGCCGAGTCTTATCGCAAATGGCAGGTGGCCGTGGCATGGCCTTACCGAAGGCAGCGAAAGGCCAGCGAACAACCGACGTCCTTCAAACCACGTCGAGCTAG
- a CDS encoding class I SAM-dependent methyltransferase, whose translation MIDVATLSDDQMQQDIHGVHRCPACGAFGVTDFFEVHDVPVHVGLFYGSAREATQAPSGDIALSYCQSCGFIHNRLFDPSLINFSPGYEVGLQYSETFQKFIEGVANRLIARFGLKRSRILEIGCGNGFFLKLLCNLCEGHGIGVDPAVPTVGDERAGRGTVHFIRDYFDADHAKLEADLICCLSVFEDIPNPGEFLRILRSEIKQRKPAVYFEVFNAVEAIERRETWSVHYEQCNYYSERTLRNLFLRNHFDVLQSGTCYEGGQYVFVEAVPAEMSSVNATAVPLKTDGEQNSKLPESIRQFDSAHQDCLEFWNRKLTRLKNDGKKVVLWGSGGKGIMFLNSVEAASVIQYVVEINPNKHGKFIAGTGQQIVPPEFLAEYRPDVIVITNALYEPEMKKQARDLGVDAEFLIAGDCEERHLSHRK comes from the coding sequence ATGATTGATGTCGCAACCCTCTCCGACGATCAAATGCAGCAGGACATTCACGGCGTCCATCGATGCCCAGCGTGCGGGGCATTCGGAGTCACGGACTTCTTTGAAGTTCATGACGTCCCGGTTCACGTCGGACTATTCTATGGATCCGCAAGAGAGGCCACGCAAGCTCCTTCAGGCGATATCGCTCTGAGCTACTGCCAAAGTTGCGGATTCATCCACAACCGGTTGTTCGACCCGTCGCTCATCAATTTCTCTCCAGGTTATGAAGTCGGGCTGCAATATTCGGAAACGTTTCAGAAGTTCATTGAAGGTGTCGCAAATCGGCTGATTGCCCGCTTTGGACTCAAGCGTAGCCGCATCCTTGAGATCGGGTGCGGAAACGGCTTCTTCCTAAAATTGCTTTGCAACCTCTGCGAAGGGCACGGGATCGGTGTCGATCCAGCCGTTCCCACGGTCGGGGATGAAAGAGCCGGTCGGGGCACCGTCCACTTCATCCGCGACTATTTCGATGCAGACCATGCGAAACTCGAGGCCGACCTCATCTGCTGTTTGTCCGTGTTCGAGGATATCCCGAACCCCGGCGAATTCCTGCGCATCTTGCGGTCCGAGATCAAACAGAGAAAACCAGCCGTCTATTTTGAAGTCTTTAATGCGGTGGAAGCGATTGAGCGTCGCGAGACGTGGAGCGTCCACTACGAGCAATGCAACTACTACAGCGAGCGAACATTAAGAAACCTGTTTTTGCGGAATCATTTTGACGTTCTGCAGTCGGGCACATGCTACGAAGGTGGGCAATATGTGTTCGTTGAAGCCGTCCCGGCTGAGATGTCGTCTGTTAATGCTACAGCAGTGCCATTAAAGACCGACGGCGAGCAGAATTCAAAGTTGCCTGAATCGATTCGGCAGTTCGACAGCGCGCACCAAGATTGTTTGGAGTTCTGGAATAGGAAGCTGACGCGATTAAAGAACGACGGTAAGAAGGTCGTTCTCTGGGGCTCGGGCGGCAAAGGGATCATGTTCCTGAACTCGGTCGAGGCGGCATCAGTCATCCAGTACGTCGTGGAGATTAATCCGAACAAACACGGCAAGTTCATTGCCGGCACCGGACAGCAGATTGTCCCTCCGGAATTTCTGGCCGAGTATCGCCCCGACGTTATCGTGATCACAAACGCGCTTTACGAGCCCGAAATGAAGAAGCAGGCACGTGATCTCGGCGTTGATGCGGAATTTCTTATTGCCGGTGATTGCGAAGAGCGGCACCTATCGCATCGCAAATAG
- the rfbG gene encoding CDP-glucose 4,6-dehydratase → MLRPFSNAFAGKSVFVTGHTGFKGSWLCLWLERLGAHVTGYALAPPTDPNHYTVGRVRDVLTRDHEADIRDQDRLNAAMKEADPDVVLHLAAQTVVREGYRSPKETFDVNVMGTACVLEAVRELGKPLSVLCITSDKCYENVEQIWGYRETDAFGDHDPYGGSKGAAEVLIRSYRHSFFHPEKLQEHGVKLASARAGNVIGGGDWTANALIVDLVDSLRKDQPVELRNPVAYRPWQHVLQALSGYLTIASRLLLSDDPTYCSGYNIGPLPGNELSVREVVECFINEWGDGSWVDVSDPDQLHEATLLHLAIDKARRELGWKPAWTVEDSIRKTAQWYRWLQDDARSIGELTIAQIADYEAAMSDCCDTSDNSNGDVSETHPAIIC, encoded by the coding sequence ATGCTCCGTCCATTCTCGAACGCATTCGCAGGCAAGTCGGTCTTTGTGACCGGGCACACCGGATTTAAAGGGTCGTGGCTTTGCCTCTGGCTTGAGCGGCTCGGTGCTCACGTTACCGGCTATGCACTCGCTCCCCCGACGGATCCGAATCATTACACCGTGGGCCGGGTGCGCGATGTGTTGACCCGTGACCATGAGGCCGACATCAGAGATCAGGATCGGCTGAACGCCGCCATGAAAGAGGCTGATCCTGACGTTGTGCTGCACCTCGCCGCTCAGACGGTGGTCCGCGAGGGTTATCGGTCTCCTAAAGAAACTTTTGATGTCAACGTGATGGGCACAGCCTGTGTCCTCGAGGCTGTCAGGGAGTTGGGAAAGCCACTGTCGGTTCTATGCATTACCTCAGACAAGTGCTACGAGAACGTCGAGCAGATTTGGGGATATCGAGAAACCGATGCCTTCGGTGACCATGACCCCTACGGCGGAAGCAAAGGGGCCGCTGAGGTCTTAATTCGCTCCTATCGCCACTCGTTCTTTCATCCGGAAAAGCTGCAAGAACACGGCGTCAAATTGGCCAGTGCTCGTGCCGGAAATGTGATCGGCGGAGGAGATTGGACCGCCAATGCGTTAATCGTCGATCTTGTCGATTCCCTGCGGAAAGACCAGCCGGTCGAGCTTCGTAACCCGGTCGCCTATCGCCCGTGGCAACACGTGCTGCAGGCGCTAAGCGGTTATTTGACGATCGCATCGCGGTTATTGCTGAGCGACGATCCGACGTACTGCTCCGGATACAACATCGGGCCGTTGCCCGGCAATGAACTGTCCGTCCGTGAGGTCGTGGAGTGCTTTATTAATGAATGGGGCGACGGAAGCTGGGTCGATGTCAGCGATCCTGATCAACTTCACGAAGCCACGCTGCTGCATCTGGCGATTGATAAAGCCCGTCGCGAGCTCGGGTGGAAGCCGGCCTGGACGGTCGAAGACTCCATTCGCAAGACCGCTCAGTGGTATCGCTGGCTGCAGGACGATGCTCGTTCGATCGGAGAATTAACCATCGCGCAGATTGCCGACTACGAAGCCGCAATGTCCGATTGCTGCGACACGTCGGATAATAGCAACGGCGATGTTTCCGAAACGCATCCCGCCATCATCTGCTAG